GGTGGTCTGGAAAGCTTGTTGGCTGAGCCCCGGGTTCTGGCAGCCTGTGTGCTGGTAGTAAATGAGAGACAGTGAAGAAGTCGTGCAGTCTGTAACCCTAGCTGCGTTTGTCTCTCTCGTTCTGTGCAGGGAAAGCAGGCCCTGGTCTGGCTGCTGGGGGTGCATGGCGAGCAGATCCCCGGCGCCCCCTACGTGCTGGAGGAGTTCATTGACTCCCTGAAGACAGAGCAGTCCCCAGCGGTGAAGCTGGAGCTGCTGACCGCCACTGTGCGTCTCTTCCTGTCCCGTCCAGCTGAGACCCAGGACGTGCTGGGACGCCTGCTCACCTTCTGCATTGGTAATGAAGCTGCATGCGCACTGGCTGCTCTTCAGCTAAACTGCATCTGTTAAACTGCAATGTTATACAGAGCTGCTTCAGGAGAGGTGGTTGTGATCTAGGGTTTAATGATGTCATGCTGTTCAATTCAGTTCCTTGTTCACATTCCAGTTTGTTAACATTCCCTCAATTTGGATATTATCGAGTAGTCTCTTACTAGAGGACTGTAGTTTTGCTCCTGTTGCGTCTCAGCCCTCCAGGTGGGTAAGTGTGAAAGGCAGCTTGGGTCGTGGCTGTAAAGCAGTCAGTTCATTCTCTTTGCAGAGGAGGAGTGTGATATGTCTGTGCGGGACCGGGCCCTGTTCTGTTACCGGCTGCTGCAGTGTGGAGTGGAGGAGGCTCGCAGGGTGCTGGGCGGCCCCAAATCAGACCCCTCGCTGGGGCTGATCGCAGGCCGGCCCGAGGAGCCCATCAACAGCTGGGCAGGGGACTTCAACACACTGGCACCTGTCTACAGCCGGGGGGATTGGGCAGCACTTACTGCCACCACCGGGGGGAGCCCTTCGCTATTACCCCAGGTGACTGGGGGAGCAGCACAAGCAGGTAGGGCTCCAGCTATAAGAATCGGTTCTTTTAGTTACCTTTTCAACACTTTTACACTTTCTATATACATGGTAACTttgctgttttttgggtttttttacattttttatatatatatatatatatatatatatatatatatatatatataatatatatatatatatatatatatatatatatatataaatgtgctATTTATTATTCTGTTTCCCACCTGAAGAGGGCAGTGCTAACTGATCTAATGTTAAAATCTGTCCTGTCCAGACCCTGGGAGTGTCGAGGATGCAGAAGCAGTtgattcagcagcagcagcagcagcacactcCCCCCCAGACCCCGGTGAAGAGCTCTGCCTGGTCTCGGGGCCTCCTCTGTCCCCAGAACTCTTCGAAAGACGCTGGCTGGCTCTGGAGCCCTCTCGCAGGGTCTCGCTGGGCTGGCCGGGCGGTGACTGTCTCCCGGAGACGCTACAGGCCGCGCTGCAGCTCGTCAACATCCAGGCCCTGGCTCTGAGCAGGCTCCACGCACGGCCCTGGAAGGCCTACCTGTACGCACACAGCCTGGGCACGGTGCTGCTGGCAGAGCTGCTTTGGGACCCAGACGCTGACGGGCTGCAGGTGACCGTGAAGCAGGACCCAGAGCGAGAGGAGGCACTCAGCAGCTTTCTTACAGTGCTGAAGACTGTCATACAAACACTGGGAAACAGCAGCGCTTCCCTAGCAAGTCATGACTGAACTGGAGTCCGCCAGTGAACTGGCGGCCCCCAGTGGACTGTCAGTGTATTGAACGTGCTGCACATTGTCTTTTGAGTTGAGGTCAGGAAACAGCATACtatatataagtaatatataggttatatatatatatatatatatatatattaatatataatatatatcactatctatatattaatctatatatatttaaatttactaaataattcattttgaaaaccCTGAAGAGAAAATGAATTCAGTGTGGTCTTGATGTGCAGCTGTAATGCTGCAGGTATGGCATTCTCATTGTATCAGATTTGCTCTCGACCAGCCACTGTGCCAGTAAGggaaatgtcaaaataaaagcaattcaGATTTGAAGCTGCTTCCGGTTTGTGTCTCGCAGTTCGTTGGTTTCTGTAAGTGTTCAATATGATGGCTATTTTCCCTTACGAGCATTACAAGCACATTCCGTTCCTTATCCACACAAGAGACAGCAATGTTTCCATCCAGAAATATCTTTTCCGTTCACAGTGTGTTCCGCTGGCACGACACGATTCCAGACAAATCTGAATGGGAACTGGATGGGGGCCAAGGTcggggtttttatttttatttttttcttcctgaatTGAAATCCTGCCGTGTGTGTTTAATAAGAAGAGCTCTTGAAAATAAAAgatgttttaatcttttaaacctttttttcccaTTGAGAAAGCTCTATACAACATCGAAACATCGGGGGGGGGGGACTAGTTTTAAACAGCTAAGAAGATCttgcctgatatatatatataatcttttaaacctgtgtgtgtgtgtgtgtgtgtgtgtgtgtgtgtgtgtgtgtgtgtgtgtgatgtcattTCCATCGCTACCAACACACTCCAGGCGGGTGTATGACATCATCACGGGTGGTGTACACGTCATATCTGAATGTCATTCATGTTAATTAGGTAATTAGGTAAGCCCTGTTCACAGTTCTCCTCGAAGGGGCGCAGTCCAGGCTGTAAACTCgcaggtgtgtgtttttgtcatATTGCGTGATGATTGCTATGAGGTCACCGCTGTGGAGCAGGCACGCCGTGCGCGCTCGATGACTCCGGATCCTCTCTGCGCGATGGCTCTGGCAGCGACTCGCGTCCCTGCGTGTCGGCGAGCGGAGGAGCCCGAACCTGTGTCCGGAACAGCGAGGTCCAAACCCACTTCACAGAACCAGCCCGGCCGGACCCTTCGCGGCGGACACCTCCGCGGGTTTCCGCTCGGGTTGAGCTGTCTGGGGAAAAGCCAAAAATAAACCGGCGGCCTGGAGCTGTGAACCGCAGCTGCTCAGTCCCCGGACTCGAGTTAACCTCCAGAGCCGAGGCTCGGTCCCAGACCTGCTGAGCCCGTTTGCCACTTgcaagctgtatatatatatattttaaatcccaAACCAGGCATCTACACGGGTCATTTTGCAGGGGTGCGGTAGCGCTGTTTGTACAATCACTGGGGGTACTGTTCTGGGGCGGTTTGATTGTCTGTTTTGATTGAGAATTGGCCCGTGTAATCCGCCGAGGGTCGGAGAGTGCTTTCCCGTTTTTGCGAAGGCAGGCTGGGGTCCTGCTCTCATCGGGAGGCGCTGGGGAGGATGCTCCGTGCTGAAGCCGGAGCTGCAGACACGACCCGGAGCTGAGCAGTGAAATCGGTGAGTTATAAGAACAGATCCGGTTGTGTTTTTGTATGAGCTGCTGAATGCGACCCTGGCATTATAAACAGCGTCTGGATCAGCAATTAAAAAGACGGATCGATGATCAGAAATGTGGCACGAAACAACACGGCCTTAAAATTACAATACAGCCGCCTGGACGAGAAACGAGTTTATCTGAGGTGAGCTTGTTTTGGTAGGGTGTAATAATATGTATACAATAATGTACCGTACACAGTGTTTAGCAACATTTGTGAATAAAAACGTGATTACGCACTTGGGGAATATATTTGAAAATCTACATACACCAGTCTTACCTGTCTGTTCAATTGAATATGTCTAGAATCGGATTAGgggattgctctgtgtgtgtgtgtgtgtgtgttgcgcaCATAGATACAGCTGTGTGCTGTAGGTACGAAGGCTGAAGTTAGGTGGTTGTTCCGTTTCAGATCAGAAATGTGATCACTTGGATTTGATGCGTTGTGACTTTGTTTTTCCCTCACTGGGTTGCACAATCGCCCCGTTGCCAGCAGTCCCTGCACTGTCCGGCAGATTTTGTAACCCTTTGGCGCGGGGAGCAATTTTATTCCCGAGCATCATTGAGTTAACGTCGTTTTGTGCACAGTACGTGCTAGTGCAAATACAGGCTCATCTAGCCCTGCGGTCACAACCAAGTATTGCACTTCTGTGCGTGGTGAAGAGAGAGAGGATGTATTTAACTCTGCAAGAACACGGGGTTCTGTGAAAAATACCCTCCCAAACCACGGGGTTTCCCGAGTTCAGAAAGCGTGACGTCTTTCAGTTCGCTGCTCGTCGCAGTTTCCTGAAGGATCGTTGCAGGTTCAATTGTTTTTCCTCTAGGTCTGTGCACACAAATGACTGGCATCGTGCAAGACATCTGCATATGCACGCAGCGCTTTTAATTCCGAATTTGCATTAGTCAGCAGGAGGCTGACACACCGAGGTGGTACCAGGAGATTATCACACCGTAAAACCAACTGAAAACTAGCACCCCCCCGTCCCCCTCCCCTCAATACTCGAGAGCGAGTTTAATCGGAACCACGTGACGCTGGGGTGTTTGCACACTGCTTCCTCAGTGGTTAGGAGGAGTGCCTTTCTCCAGACGTGCACAGGACAGGAGCCCCACTTTGCAATGGAATTAATACCCGAGTGAGTAGAAAGACGCGAGAAACTCTCTGGAAGTAAGATGCAGTCCATATCGGTAAatcagtatttatatatttacttaaagTGAAGTTAAATCTGCACCGCTTCGTGGCAAACGGATCTTGGTAAGAATTGCGCTTAATGCACGATTTACTCGGCTCCATACCTGAAATATCGCTTtaaaactgaacacacacacacaccagggaaTTTCAAACAAGACTATTTCCTCCATGCATGCCTTGCCTCTCTTTTGCAAGGCAGAGAATGTGTCTTCCTGGTTAAGATTAACGGCACTCGGTAGATGCTGTGACAACTTTCTTTACAGGGTAAACGCCGACTATGGCTAGTGGAGTCTAATCGATTGCATTAGTCTTCAGTGTTAAGGGTTGATATTTGTGCACACGTGTGTTACTGGCTGTATTGTCACGATTGCAGCCCGTTGTTATGGGGCCTGTAGTGGCATGATGGTGAAGTTTCTAATATGGGAACCCCTTTGCATGCAGGATGTTCTTGTAGACTGCTTGGAACTCAACGCGTACATGTTTGGTGTGCCAGTTTTTGGAATTAGCATTGCGCTGATACCAGTGGGATCCACAGAGCCGGTATAGGCTTCCTGTCGGTGCGTTTGTAACATTCTTGTTAAACTTCGCAGCGGTGCAGGAGCTCCGTAAATCTCTGAAATATGACCCTTGTTTCCAGGTCTGTTTGTTCCCACACTGCAGTAAGCATTCAATCTCAttgaagtggaaaaaaaaacaattacaaggtTGGGTTAAAAGTCAGTTTTGGTTTTGTTGCAAGTCAGACGCTGTTCATGCATGAACTATGATAATAGCCATAGAAACCTGCAGTGAAGTGAAAACAGGCTGGAGAACTCTTTTTTGAAGGAGAGGCGTTTTAATTACTGTAGCTGGGCCTAGAGTGGAGTTCTCTTCATCTGGTGCTGTTTCCAGTTTACTAGCAGGGCTGTGCTTCCTAGAGCTGTTAGAAGATGACCTCTGCTGCTTTCTTTGCTGAAATCGGTCGCAGCGATTAAAGGTCACATTCCTTGCGCTTAAGTGCAAATAAAAGTCATCCCAGCTTTTCTCTTCCCACGCAGCTGCAGTTCCAGACTGGAGCGCATCGTTTATTTAGACACGTCAGTTAAGCAGGTTTGGACTTGAACTGATTCTGCGCAGCACTGTCAAGAAGTAGTGAGCAGAGAAGATTAAGCaagtcacaagaaaaaaaaaaaaaaagacattgtttaGAAGAACTGCATGGGGTGTGAGAAGTCTTGCTATGACTTTTGGGGAAAAGATCGGAAACTTACCAGGGAGCAGTTTCACATGCAGTGATGGAAGGGGCTCTTAAGAGAGGTGCAGGCTGGTGGAGATACCAGGGGTCTGTGCTTGATTGTGAGCGAGACTCCACAGCTCTGTGTTAGTGTTGTAATAAATGTCCCGCACAGTTCACTGGTGCTCTTGGTAAGGTGCTTGCTTTTAGTAGTTTGTGAAATGGGGCTGCCTCTAGTTCGATCAGCTCTCCTTCCTGCTGTTTCTGAGTGTGGTGTACAGCCCCTGTGTTCAAGTGAATTGGCTTGCTTGCTTGCCAGCCGTCCCTTTGAGCTCTACACGCCCTCTCCCTGCTGCTCCGGCAGTTCATTGTTTGCACAGTCTgtatgttttgtgtgtattttgagAGCAGGGGTTAAAGAGGATTTGAAATTGGTGTGCTCACTCAGTCCTGTCTGGTAAGTAGCGGTTGCTagggaaataaataacacataagTGGTGTTTGTACCATACCCTACAGCCCAAGTCATGCATTACTTGATCTCATCTGTCTTGAGTAGCTTGGTCTGTCTTGCATGACAGCCGAACCCACATGACATTCATTGTAGTGTGTGCAACGACTTCTTGCACAGTAAATGTTATTGGGTGTTAATTCATTTTAGTTTGAGATGCTTTAGCGCTTagtttgtccaaaaaaaaaaaagggggtgcaGGATAAAATTTAGAGAAAGAGATTGGGAGTTTGAGACCCCTGTGGCTGGATCACTGCCCCACCCATCCCAAAGGAAATGCGTTTCTACAAAGTTCTTTCATTGTCTTCACTGCGGTGTGGAACAGGTTATTAATAGGGCTTGCTTTTACTTGCAAACGGAAGAGCGATCCTGGCTGCATTgtaacacctgttttttttatatctctaTATAACAAGGTGTGCATGAAGGGGAAAGCATCAGTGCTATATACTGGGTGATCTGATTAATAAAAGCATTTGCGCACCAGGCTGGAAACAAACgtttggtttgttgttgtttttatcagCGGTACAGGGGTCATCTGCTCCTTGTGAAGGTGTGCAGTGTTGGAACCTGTCAATGGAGTGCCTGCTATTAGCCCTCTATCACAGCCTGCCTGATCTGTTGTCTTGCGTTTGTCACAGGGAGTACGCTCGCAGGATACATATAAGGGTATCTATTTGCATGAAAAATCAATCCGTCCTGTGAGGGCTGTAATAAGTAAGCGTGTCTTCGTTGAATCAAACCTGTTTTTTGCTTCGAGTATTGTTTCCGTGACTGGCAGGTCACGTTCCCCTCTGGCAGGCTTGAGGACCAACTCCACTCCATTTATAAGACCCTGTTTTAATTTCTGCTGAGCTTCAGCATAGCTGATCCCCTCCAAATTAACTGTAGCAGCTCCTCATCAGCTTGGAACCAATGGGAGGTGCCAGAGCGCAGTGTGCGTCATCCAGCTGCCCTGAAGTCAAATCATTGGTGCATCACGGGGCTTGATAATAATGCGTTGCTGCCCAGACGATCTGGAAGCAGGTCGAGGCAGGAAGATGAGTTTGTGTTCAAAGCAAGTTGAAGGTGGTAAAAGCTCTGTATAAACCCTAGATCCTTGTAAGAATATTTGTAGATGATGGTTACTGACTGCAAGGGTTTTAGTTTTGCAGCGTTTTAGAGAATGTTGATGTTCGGTTCTTGCAGGGGCGTGTGATGGCGAGCGCCACACTCGTCACAGTGATTGTAAAAACCGTTCAGAGGACTTCCAGAGATTTCTACAGCCCATTGAAATGCAGGTGATGGTGTTTTGCAGTGAGGTGTGCAACCAGCAATAAGCATGTTGTTTAAACCCagtgtaaagaaatacaaagaaagcCTTTACAAAGATCCTTGCAATACAGCGATATCTTAACTATGCATAAATACATGGAGCTAGTTTATGAACCATAAGACAATATCAATAGCCTCCAGCCTGTCTGTAAAACAGGAACGTTCTCAGCACAATACGTGCGTTCAAAAAGTTTGATTTTCAGCAAGAAAgttaaaatgataattaaaatACTAAAGTGATGAAAAGTACTAGATCTTACAGTAACCGATGCACTGATCTGTAAtcattattcattaaaacagtatCTCCCTTCAATGTGTGTGCTCTACCATATGCAGAGCGCATCCCTAGTAGGTAAAGTACAGTGTTCATTACACTGCTTCAGCTCTTGTTTTGCTTGTCCCGCAGGTATGGCCTCCCAGTTGCAGGTGTTCTCCCCTCCATCCGTGTCATCGAGTGCCTTCTGCCGCGTGAAGAAGCTGAAAGTGGAGAGCTGTGCCTGGGATGTGACGGGACAGGCAGGGGAGAGCAAGTACTACCAGGCCAGCAGCAGCCAGGCCAGCCACTCCTCCTCTACTGCCAGCCAAGCCGCCAGCTTCAACCCAGCTGCCTACGGCACGGCCGGCCTGCTCCTGCCCCCTGCCGGCGGCTCCCGGACCCACATCGTGGTGCGAGCGGCGGACAGCACCGGCAGCCTGCCAGGTCCGATGAGCCGCCGCGCCTCCGACCTGGCCCTCCTGGACCCCTACCAGAAGTATGGGCTGAAGCGCAAGAGCGAGGAGGTGGACAGCAGCGGCAGCGTGCAGATCCTGGAGGAGCGGCCGGCCCCCATGCAGCCCAATAGGACAGGGATGGGCGCGGTGACCACCACCCAGACAATCACCcattccacctccaccaccaagAGCAGCAGCTCCAATAGCGAAGGAGACTACCAGCTGGTGCAGCACGAGATCCTGTGCTCTGTGACCAACAGCTACGAGGTGCTCGAGTTCCTGGGCAGGGGAACGTTTGGGCAGGTGGCCAAGTGCTGGAAGAGAGGAACCAATGAGATTGTGGCCATTAAGATCCTCAAGAACCACCCTTCCTATGCACGGCAGGGCCAGATAGAGGTGAGCCCTCCACACTACACAGCAGCCAGTTCAAGTGACACGGGGCAGGGGGGTTGAGGTTTGGAGTTTGAACCACTGTATTTGTCTTTGATCAACCAGCAAGCAATGCACAGCAATGTTCTAGTTCATATGTAAACCTCCCCTTCAGTGAGGGGACTTGCCTTATCAGCATTGTTCTTTATTCTTTTAgagcttgctttcttttttgtgaatGGAACACAAAGAAAACCTTGATACGAAGATTCTTCTAATAACAACGATATCTTCACTATGCATAAATACGTGGAGCTCAGCTAAACAAGCGGTTTTGCTCAGACTCCTGTAACCCTGTACTCCTCTCTTGTAGGTGAGCATCCTGAGCCGTCTGAGCTCTGAGAACGCTGATGAGTTCAACTTCGTGCGCTCCTACGAGTGCTTCCAGCACAAGAACCACACGTGCCTGGTGTTCGAGATGCTGGAGCAGAACCTGTACGACTTCCTGAAGCAGAGCAAGTTCAGCCCGCTGCCGCTGCAGTCCATCCGGCCCATCCTGCAGCAGGTGGGCACGGCCCTGATGAAGCTCAAGAGCCTGGGGCTGATCCACGCCGACCTCAAGCCGGAGAACATCATGCTGGTGGACCCTCAGAGACAGCCCTACCGGGTCAAGGTCATTGACTTCGGCTCGGCCAGCCACGTCTCCAAGGCAGTCTGCTCCACCTACCTGCAGTCCCGCTACTACCGGTGAGACTCCTGTTGCCCGTACCCGAGCTGCCCGGCCTGGTTGGCTAAAAGAGCCATGCCAACAACCAGAGAGCTCTGGAAGAGGTTGCGAGTACACGTGAAGTAACGCGTTTAAGCATCGCAGATTGTCTCTCCGAAGGTCTTGTTGTGTCTTGTTGTTTCGCATTGTAAATGACGGCGATTAACGACAGCTGACACAGATAGAGAGTCACACGTCTGGCAGCGAGAGGCTGACTGGTCTGTGCTGGCCTGGACAGGGTTCGCTGGTTATATAACTGTCCTAACTAACGGCCTTGCATAATTGTAacggcaaaaagaaaaaaaaaagaacggacCCATTCCAGGGTAACTTCCGTTTATTTTCGGTCTTCTTTTTCTCGTGTAGTAGTATCAGATATTAGTTCAGCTTTGTTGTGTCTAAGTTATTcagtaatgtaatgtgttttgctTGTCTCTCTAGAGCGCCGGAGATTATTCTGGGGCTCCCTTTCTGTGAGGCGATTGACATGTGGTCGCTGGGCTGTGTCATCGCAGAGCTGTTCTTGGGGTGGCCCCTGTACCCTGGTGCTTCAGAGTACGACCAGGTCAGTACCAGATACCTGTCCATACCTGCCTGCTTCTGTTCATCATTAGCAGGAATATTCCGCTGGTGAAGGAAGCTTTATATTTGCAAGGAATGAAGCCGTGAGTGAGTCAGCAATGCTGTTCCACCTTTGATAATAGGGTCTGGGGAGAGGTGGTGTTGAGTTCAGTGCCTCTGTGTCCTCTTAGTGAAGCAAAGTGGCAGGTCACAGAAATGCTGTGTTCTCTGTGGGTgggcgtgtttgtgtgtgtctgtgaaaaTATTCAGAGAATCCGAGGTCAGTTTAAGGGCAGCACTAGCTTATCAGCAGCCCCTACTGTACCAAGAGATACTGGGCTGAGCCAGCTCTGGGGCCATTCATGTAGGAAATGGAGCTACTAGATTACTGCTTTTGCAAACCACCCGGTTTTGAGCAAAGGAGGAATCAATGTGTCTTAATTGAGGCTTTTCTTGTGCCAAGTGGCTGATACTGAAATATACCAACGGGCTAAATGGTCTGAATTCTTTCCCCCAGAATACAGCAATGTATTGTCCCAGTATTGgcaccctgtaatctttcctatCCTTTCAGATTCGCTATATCTCACAAACTCAGGGGCTGCCGGCAGAGTATCTGCTCAGCGCAGGGACCAAAACCAGCCGCTTCTTCAACAGAGACACCGGCTCGAGCTACCCGCTCTGGAGACTGAAGGTGAGCTTGAGATACTGAGAGTCCCCTGTAGAGAGGACAGGGGCAGACTGAGATGCTCTTGTGATCCTGTCTTGTATTGCCATGACCTCATTTCTTCCGTGTGAGGAGGGATTGTAGCCTAGATGagtaacattaatattttaaagtattttgtattaattgacATGAGGTGGAGTAACCCtgcttgagctggaatgacccagCAGCTGCTCCCAGGTGCAGCAGTGGTAGGGTTATATGGAACGACCCAGCAGCAGCTCCCAGGTGCAGCAGTGGTAGGGTTATATGGAACGACCCAGCAGCTGCTCCGAGTTGCAGCAGTGGTAGGGTTATATGGAACGACCCAGCAGCTGCTCCGAGTTGCAGCAGTGGTAGGGTTATATGGAACGACCCAGCAGCTGCTCCGAGTTGCAGCAGTGGTAGGGTTATATGGAACGACCCAGCAGCAGCTCAGAGTTGCAGCAGCGGTAGGGTTATATGGAACGACCCAGCAGCTGCTCAGAGTTGCAGCAGTGGTAGGGTTATATGGAACGACCCAGCAGCTGCTCAGAGTTGCAGCAGTGGTAGGGTTATATGGAACGACCCAGCAGCTGCTCCGAGTTGCAGCAGTGGTAGGGTTATATGGAATGACCCAGCAGCTGCTCCCAGTTGCAGCAGCGGTAGGGTTATATGGAATGACCCAGCAGCTGCTCCGAGTTGCAGCAGCGGTAGGGTTATACAGTAACATGCACTCCCCTTTCTCCTGTCTTCAGACTCCAGCTGAGCACGAAGGGGAGATGGCTATCAAGTCGAAGGAAGCGCGGAAGTACATTTTCAATTGTCTGGATGATATGGTGCAGGTAATGACACGTTCTGAATTGCAATAAGACACAAGCTGTTCTTCAGTCTCTTTCAGAGGGGTCCTGATTTTCCTCCAGTGGTCAGTTTGGGAAGCTATAACCTGCCTCTAGTATTTGTATTACCCAAAGGAACCTGCATGGATACCATTAGCACCTTTTTAAACGTGTTGAATCTGTTCACCTCCTTGCTTGTTGTGTGCAGGTGAACATGCCCACTGATTTAGAAGGCACTGATATGTTGGCCGAGAAGGCAGATCGGAGGGAGTTCATTGATTTGCTGAAGAAGATGCTGACGATAGACGCTGATAAAAGGATCACGCCCCTGAAGACCCTGAACCACCCCTTCGTCACCATGACTCACCTGCTCGACTTCCCCCACAGCTCCCAGTAAGAAGAGCATTGCCTTCTGTAGGCCAGATATTCCTAACAGGATAGCCCTATTGATGTTACATTGCCAGTTGTTTTATTCACTTTTATAAAACGTGGTTATGCATTTCAAAAATGAAACGTGATCTGTTTAGAATATATTACAGTACTAGAATGTTAATTTTAAAGTAAGCCCCTTAGAAGTCCTCCATCACTTCCTTACAGCTTTTAAATTTATGAATTTTGCGAGTGCAGATTGCCTGTTGGTAAATGCTTTTTCAAACTGGAACCTGTTACAACAAAGCTTTTTGGAGCCTGCACTGCTACAGTAGCTGCCCTGTTTTCTTCCCTCTCGATGCAAAGTGTTTCTGCTCCCTCTGTTGTTTCAGTGTCAAGTCGTGCTTTCAGAACATGGAGATCTGCAAGTGGCGGGGCAGCGTGTACGACAGCGGGAAGAGCCCGTTCACCACTCACACCACGCCcagctcaggaaccaacctcacAGTAACATTCAGCAACCTGCTGAACACGGTGCAGCACAGCCAGGTACTGCAGCCTGAGCAGCCCGCCCCTGCGTCGCCTTCCCCCGGACGAGGGGTTAATAACGCACCAGCCTCCCCGATGTTTTCAAATTCTGCCTCAAATGGGTTTTGCGCTTGTCTGAGCAGTCATGTGCATGGCACAGTGAATGTTAAGGTGGGGTCTGAGGCAGGGTGATTGAAGCACGGCGCCCGCAGTGCTACGCGGTGCATTGTATTGCAGTATGTATAGTACAGCTCTGTTATGTCTTTCTTCAGGTGGGGTCCCTGGTGTCTGGCTCGTCGggagccccctctctctcactggcCAATGCTGACATGTCGCTGCTGAACTACCAGCCCACTCTGTACCCACCAGCTACAGTAAACATCCCGGGCATCGCCCAGCAGGGCGTGCCTCTGCAGGCCCCCCAGCTCTGCGCCCAGCCAGAGCCCTTCCAGCAGACACTCATTGTCTGCCCCCCAGCCTTCCAGGGTAAGGGCTGCCTCTCGGGCTGCCTCGCTATCAccgatttaaaaggcattgaagaGTCCTGCACTGTTGCATGTTTTCATTACCTTGCTACACAAAGGGCTCTATTAATCATCTGGTATGAGAACCCCCGTTTTTATTCGGGAATAAGCATTCCAGTCATTGTGGAAATGGAATGGGAATGTCTGCTTCAGTCTGTCATGCAGTAGAGTATTCAGAACAATCCCCAGTGAAACTACTAGAGGGCAGCCTAGGCTAAGGATTGACAATGAGCCAGTGAATGCAAAGCACATGCTGTAACTGTAAAGCCCATCATGCACACAGCTAACACAGTCCTGCCTTCAGTATAAATCACAGCATGTGTATATTGTTCTCTGCAGGACTCCAGGCTTCAGCTAAGCATTCTGGTTTCCCAGTGAGGATGGACAACACTGTGCCCCTGGTTCCTCAGACCCAGTCTGGCCAGTCTCTGCAGCTCCAGCCCGGGGTGCTCACACAGGTAAGATTCACTGTTAGAGCTCGTTCTCACCACTTCAGTCCAAGCAGATTCCCTCCACAGCCAGCCTGGAGAAACCCCTGCTGCTTAAAAGCAGACCAGCCCTCTCCCTGCCAGCCCTTTTAAATCGAGGATTCACCTGTATCCCTGTGAAACAAGCACTCCAGTGAACACCCCTTTAAGTCCAGGTTAAATACTCAGCTGTCTGCTTTGTAGCCTCCCTGCTGTGAAGAGAGGGGAAATAGCCCTTTATCTCCGTGGTGAAACAGACATGTTTAAAATATCTGCTTTCTCCTTCTTCC
Above is a window of Polyodon spathula isolate WHYD16114869_AA chromosome 25, ASM1765450v1, whole genome shotgun sequence DNA encoding:
- the LOC121299720 gene encoding homeodomain-interacting protein kinase 1-like isoform X4, which translates into the protein MASQLQVFSPPSVSSSAFCRVKKLKVESCAWDVTGQAGESKYYQASSSQASHSSSTASQAASFNPAAYGTAGLLLPPAGGSRTHIVVRAADSTGSLPGPMSRRASDLALLDPYQKYGLKRKSEEVDSSGSVQILEERPAPMQPNRTGMGAVTTTQTITHSTSTTKSSSSNSEGDYQLVQHEILCSVTNSYEVLEFLGRGTFGQVAKCWKRGTNEIVAIKILKNHPSYARQGQIEVSILSRLSSENADEFNFVRSYECFQHKNHTCLVFEMLEQNLYDFLKQSKFSPLPLQSIRPILQQVGTALMKLKSLGLIHADLKPENIMLVDPQRQPYRVKVIDFGSASHVSKAVCSTYLQSRYYRAPEIILGLPFCEAIDMWSLGCVIAELFLGWPLYPGASEYDQIRYISQTQGLPAEYLLSAGTKTSRFFNRDTGSSYPLWRLKTPAEHEGEMAIKSKEARKYIFNCLDDMVQVNMPTDLEGTDMLAEKADRREFIDLLKKMLTIDADKRITPLKTLNHPFVTMTHLLDFPHSSHVKSCFQNMEICKWRGSVYDSGKSPFTTHTTPSSGTNLTVTFSNLLNTVQHSQVGSLVSGSSGAPSLSLANADMSLLNYQPTLYPPATVNIPGIAQQGVPLQAPQLCAQPEPFQQTLIVCPPAFQGLQASAKHSGFPVRMDNTVPLVPQTQSGQSLQLQPGVLTQQGVRGFAARCYGNRIPEGHCRADMDRLQRGFGAQAWPAGTQQILLPSTWQQLPGVALHGSVQPAAAVIPESSLGSVLPESMGSDWRSSHGGQYSGVMQQPSLLAGHVTLAAQPLNVGVAHMVRPQQGGSSGKRAKARQAEERGRTMTLLDPVPSLVQHSPLLATPPYNAMLSQPIIIPDTPSPAVSVITIRSDTEDEDDSKHSLAGSAMKQRPNVISCVTVHDSPDSDSSSTSSPFPSERLPSFRDASANPAQSRTIIVPSIKTQIGEGLATSAALVSGYLSSVYSKGKNPSSTNMLQTSTTGTSSSYRHQRAAHSGTQPLNLSQVQPQMSQERVGNGSSRRQQAYIAAPLPSQGQYCLQQTPPHSSSLPHFSAAASHLSSQPHIYTYAPSATLAPGPSMAHLLATSQGSSRHAATFAHHPAGLVHQVPVSMGHGLLATASMPAAQYQHQFAAQPYISTSRATAVYSGYPLSPTKFSYL